TACTTGGGAGATTATCACAACGCAAAGAGAAGTTACTGATTGGTGGAGAATGGTGTGGTTCCAGCAGGGTTTTCCCCGGTTCAGTTTTATCACTTGGCTTGCATTAAAGGATAGGCTCTCTACGGGGGTCCGTATGAGAGTATGGAGCCAGTCTCAAAGTTGCTTACTGTGTGGTGAACCTTAAGAAACCAGGAATCATCTTTTCTTCGCTTGTCCATACACTTTCACCCTCTGGTTAGAAGTCACGGGAAATTTGTTGCTATCAGACGCTAGCCCGGACTGGGATACTACGTTGGATCAACTCAGGAACAGGTCTCAGGACTTGCTCTCGTCTATACTCCTGCGTTTAGCGCTCCAGGTCTCAGTGTACTACATTTGGAGGGAGCGTAATGAGCGTAGACACAGCCACAAGTATAGGGCTGTTGGACAGTTAGTTCGAATTATTGATAAAACCGTACGGAATCGCATCATGTCTACAAGGTACTTTGAGAAGCCAAAGCTCTATGGCCTTATGAAGCGTTGGTTTGGATCGCGTATACTTCATACATAGGAGGATttgttttacatatttattcTTGTAGCTTGTACATAAACTTAACTTTCTAAgataatcaataaatttaacatttcatcaaaaaaaaaaaacctatatCGATATTCCCACGCGCTAAGCTGCGTCTTAGTTTTGGGATTGCAAATATGTTTCTAATACTCCTCTTAATTTTGTCTAATTTTAAACCTTCGTAATTTGACGTATAAAGCATATTCGTGATTATGCGTTGCTTGTATAATTGTATTCCTTTAGACATCATTCAATCGAGTTATTTAAGTTATAAATGAGTATTTAGGTCCCTATAAATTCATTAACCATGACATGAACACTCTACTATAAAAAACACTAGAcatgtgttctttttttttggcgtAAATGTTAAGATTCATACCAAAgcttttcaagttttttacaGAATTGTTACACAAGCAACTTATTTGAAGAAACAACAGAGAGGTTACAGGGAGAGAAGACAGAGATTAAAGGAAATTACTCAAGAGACAGCTGCTAGCTGTAGGGATCGATGAACCAGAAGTATAACTGAAGGAGTGAGCACGCTTGAGTTCGCGTTGCCGGACAGCTCAGTAAGCGGTCACGAATGGCTTGGTCCATAGACGCAAACAGAACATCCTTGGAACTGCACACTCCTTTGAAGATTTTAGCGTTTCTTTCCCTCCACAGAGTGTAGACAAAGACCTGCAACAGAAGCTTGAAAACAGTCGCGACATCTGGTGAGTGATCATCATGTAGCCAATGACAAAAGGCCAGTGAGGAAGAGAAATCCGCTATCGAAGATACATTGTGTCTCCTGGAGAAGAGAGCCCAGATGCGAGCAGAATAAGCACATTGGAAGAAAAGATGATCATGTGTTTCATCCCCAGCAGGACAAAATACACAGGTTCTAGGCACCGCCATGCCCCACGATGATAATCTGTCTCGGGTTGGTAGCCTAGCGAGAACTGCCATCCAAAGTACAAACGAGCATCGCGGTATATGCTGTTTAAACCAGACCAAACTACATTAAGGCACCACAGGAGCATGCTCGCTCACCATATTCCAAGTCACCTTTGGAGAGAATTTGGGAACAAAGTTGTCTGATGGACCACGCCATAAGAACTCATCAGCATCCATCGATGGAGAGGGAGGGTTCATagtggataaaacaatgtggAGCGTTTCCATTTCGTCTGATCTTGCTGAAGGAATAGACCAGTAACCTTGTGATGTCGCCTCTACCACAGTCGACGCAGAAGGTATCCTAAGATCTCGACTACCAGCATCTCCAAACATTACATGAAGAGGACCCAAGTCTGTCCAATAATCAAACCAAAACAGAGCTTTGTTCCCATTCCTAACCCGACACCGCATGAAGTCATCAAGCTTCGGTTTTAACTGAAGCATACTCCTAACAGAAGGAGAGAACCTTTGAGTATCCGGAATTAACCATATACTCCGATCATTGAAGATGTTGTGCTTAACCCATGCAACCCATAGTGACCCCAAGTTCGTGAACAAATTCCATAACCTTTTTAGTCTGAACACCATCTCAAACTCTTCAAGTTTCCGAATACCCAGACCACCTTTCATTTTCGGTTTGCATATAGCCTCCCACGCAACTCTTGCACCCGCGGCAGTATTAGTCTTATTGTTCCATAAGAAAGCCGCACATAAAGAGTCCACCTTTGCATAGAAACTCTTCGGGAGAACAAAAACGGAGCTCCAAAAATTCATCATACCGTAGACAACTGAGGTTATAAGAGTGACCTTGCCCGCAAAGGAGAGATATTTCGCTGTATAAGAGTGCAGCTTTGAAGTGATCCGTTCAAGGAAAGGCTGGAGAGTGACTAGACTAATCTTTTTTGGATTTAAAGGTAAGCCAAGGTATCTGGTCGGAAAGGTGCCACACATGAAACCAGAGAGATCACAAATGACCGCAGCTTGAATCTCATTAAACCCTCCAAAGAAGATTTCGGTCTTGTTCTCATTCATGTCCAACCCGCACCAGGACTTGAAGATGGTCATTGTCTCCTTAATATCTGTTATAGAATGCCTTGATCCATAAGAGAAAACCAGTAAATCATCTGCAAACAGCAAATGCGTGATCTTCGGAGTTACACATTGCGGATGTAGTCTGATGGAGCCAACATCAGCTTTAAGCTCTAGCAGTCTTGAGAGAACCTCCATGACCATGATAAACAAGTAAGAGGAGATCAAGTCGCCCTGGCGTAGACCTTTTCTTCCCGCAAAGAACCCCGCTAGTTCCCCGTTGATAACTACCGAGAACCTTGGTGAGCAAATACACTCTCTGATCCATGTAATAAACAGAGGTGAAAACTCTTGAGCCTCCAAAATCTTAAGGACAAAGTCCCAACATACGGTGTCAAAAGGCCTTCCGAATATCCACTTTGAGCATGCAACTCTTCGAGCAATCCGACTTATTATAATTTCGGATCAGATCCGAGCTAAAAGTATATTCTCACCGAGGCTTCGCCCCTGGTGTAGACATGTGTTCTTCATTAAATTTATACGTGTTAtggttttttatttacaatttttgttTCTACTAGTAGACGAACGTCCCTCAGTTGATTTCCCCCTagcatatatgatatatattaatatcaacATATTATTGAGATTTTATGGCCATTTGAACTGTAAATTAATGCTAATAATAGTAAGCAAAAACAATATCTTGCCGTCCGAGAAGATAGTGTAGGATATTGGAGTAAGTAGAGTAATTGAAGAAAAATGCAAGAAAAAGAAgggttattcttgggttcacagAGTGAGGTTCACCAACCagtaggatttcattatttcaaattcgatattttaaaaaataaaaaataaaaatattgtcaagttatattatatttttaaaataaaaaagtaaaaaaaaagagtagttacaaaaaaaaataaaaaaaaaataaaaaaaaaatttttttaacgtcgtcagcaaaacactaaatcttaaatcctaatccctaaaccctaaaccttagggtaaatcctaaacccttgggtaaaccctaaacccttgggtaaactctaaacccttggataaatcctaaactctaaataaaaacactaaaccctaaacccttgggtgtTTTAGTggttagtgattttgatttagagtttaagatttatcatagagtttagggtttacccaagggtttagggtttaagatttagagtttaggatttagggtttagggattaggatttagggtttaatgttttgctaacgacgttaaaaatattttttttgtaattactactattttttatttttttattttaccttttaattttaaaaagataatataatttgacaatattttgtttctttttttaaaagatatggAATATGAAATAATACAATCATATTGATTGGTGAACCAAtatgaacctagaggttcactgTATGGAGTGAATTCAAGAATAAGTCGAAAAAGaatatatgtagtttttttgtcaaacaa
The window above is part of the Brassica napus cultivar Da-Ae chromosome C3, Da-Ae, whole genome shotgun sequence genome. Proteins encoded here:
- the LOC125583027 gene encoding uncharacterized protein LOC125583027 — its product is MAVLARLPTRDRLSSWGMAVPRTCVFCPAGDETHDHLFFQCAYSARIWALFSRRHNVSSIADFSSSLAFCHWLHDDHSPDVATVFKLLLQVFVYTLWRERNAKIFKGVCSSKDVLFASMDQAIRDRLLSCPATRTQACSLLQLYFWFIDPYS